A region from the Triticum aestivum cultivar Chinese Spring chromosome 3D, IWGSC CS RefSeq v2.1, whole genome shotgun sequence genome encodes:
- the LOC123076999 gene encoding uncharacterized protein translates to MALRTVAAKLKAPVASLKQAWAVCRPQAKHPLEGLNVDPLTLQEMKALERAVRAGEMKQTLVTIGFMGGLTGAVAHLLHSDLAAREATAEAEAEAAVREVLDSLDSDVNAVGTNKD, encoded by the exons ATGGCGCTGCGCACCGTTGCCGCGAAGCTGAAGGCCCCCGTCGCCTCTCTCAAGCAGGCCTGGGCGGTCTGCCGTCCTCAG GCTAAGCACCCTTTGGAGGGCCTGAATGTTGATCCGCTCACCCT CCAGGAGATGAAGGCCCTCGAGAGGGCCGTTAGGGCAGGCGAAATGAAGCAGACTTTGGTTACCATTGGCTTCATGGGTGGTTTGACTGGTGCGGTTGCCCATTTGCTCCATTCAGACTTAGCTGCCCgtgaggcgacggcggaggcggaggcggaggcggcggtacGTGAGGTGCTTGATTCGCTTGATTCAGATGTCAATGCGGTTGGTACAAACAAAGACTAA